The stretch of DNA TCGCATAGAAATATACTGTAAGAGGTGTCGTGCCTGAAGTTGGTGACCCGTAAAATGTAACTGAAAGACCGGAATATACCTCAATCAGGTCCTCTTCGGTCATCGAATCGCTTACACCGTCTTCGTCGGTAACCGTATACACAAGAGTATAGACACCTTCATCTTCAAAGTCCAGTTCCGGGTTCTCGGAATATGAATAAAGGTATAAAGAATCGTCTTCATCGTAGAATTTCCATAACCAGCTTGTAATTTCAGCACCGGTATCTTCAGCCTCTTCAGAATCATCATAGAACTGGATAGTCAGCGTGGCAGCTCCGGATGTGTCACAGTCATCATCGATATAGTAATCGGCAGTCGGAGCTGAATCGTCATCCACAACAATATCCATCTCATAACTATCCTCCTCACCGTCTTCATCGGTAACAGTCAGGGTGACCGTATATGTCCCCTCTTCCTCAAAAGTAAATTCGGTATCGGCGCTGCTGTCGTCATCATCAAAGGTCTCGGTTTCGTCGTCATAATCGAAATCCCACACCCACTCCACGATATCGGCCCCGGTATACGAATTCTCCTCCGATCCGTCTGTGAATTCAACGGTCAACGGGGACGAACCGCTGTCAACATCTACCGTAAAATAAGCAGAAGGGCTTTCGTCAAGCGTTATGTCTTCGGTATAAGTATCGGTGGAGCTGTCTTCACTTGTTACAGTAAGTGTTACCGTGTATTCTCCATAATCGTCATAGTAATGTGAACCGCTCTCACTTGTACTGGTGTCTCCGTCATCGAAGTCCCATTCCCATGATACTGCACCGTCAGTAGTGCTCTCGTAGGTTATCTTCAGGTCGTCGTCATCTACCGTAATGTCTGCAGAAGCATCCAAAGTGGGCTCTTCGATAGCAATATCTGTAGCAATCTGTTCAGTCGTGCTATCAGAATATGTTACAACAAGAATGACGTCATATGTCCCGGTCTCATCATAGGTATGTGTGCCTGAACTGCCTGTTGCAGTGTCACTGTCATCGAAACTCCAGCTCCATGAAGAAGCTGTTTTTCCCGACACAGTGCCAGAATAAGTCAAAACAAGATAACCGTCCCAGTCATCTCCGGATGAAAGGGTCATGGCAAC from Methanolacinia petrolearia DSM 11571 encodes:
- a CDS encoding PKD domain-containing protein, which encodes MYDNVELNKRSILKSFLSGSTGKFALLVLLVLISFPLICTPAAADSASASGLNVAMTLSSGDDWDGYLVLTYSGTVSGKTASSWSWSFDDSDTATGSSGTHTYDETGTYDVILVVTYSDSTTEQIATDIAIEEPTLDASADITVDDDDLKITYESTTDGAVSWEWDFDDGDTSTSESGSHYYDDYGEYTVTLTVTSEDSSTDTYTEDITLDESPSAYFTVDVDSGSSPLTVEFTDGSEENSYTGADIVEWVWDFDYDDETETFDDDDSSADTEFTFEEEGTYTVTLTVTDEDGEEDSYEMDIVVDDDSAPTADYYIDDDCDTSGAATLTIQFYDDSEEAEDTGAEITSWLWKFYDEDDSLYLYSYSENPELDFEDEGVYTLVYTVTDEDGVSDSMTEEDLIEVYSGLSVTFYGSPTSGTTPLTVYFYATDGAYNEYDIETYYWYFGDGSTSSESDTSTSHTYKTAGTYDVKLKVTDEEGNTYTCTESDYITVSTAATSVATSSKTYAVTESATSAETEEADLGSSTSSGTTIFGIPGTEYFRTEMSRFYNFYEEYTSLLAGMFGMG